One genomic segment of Amycolatopsis granulosa includes these proteins:
- a CDS encoding long-chain fatty acid--CoA ligase: MLSTMQDGQLSLARLLEHGSRIHAASRVTTWTDQGPRRETYGELGRNAARLAGALRGLGITGDQRVGTFMWNNAEHLAAYFAIPAMGAVLHTLNIRLFPEQLTFVANHAEDQVVLVDGSLVPLLARQLPEMKTVRHVVVANGDPATLEAPAGVEVHSYDELLAAQPDTFDWPEIDERSAAAMCYTSGTTGEPKGVAYSHRSIWLHSMQVCMSDSMRLAPEDTALVIVPMFHAMSWGMPYAAMMVGTSLVMPDRFLQPAPLAQMLASERPTFAGAVPTIWQGLLQQLEAHPQDISHLREVVVGGSACPPSLMRTFQERYGVPILHAWGMTETSPLGSVARPPAGATGEQAWQYRYSQGRFPASVRARLIDDHGNEQPWDNESVGELEVAGPWIAGGYHGGADPEKFHDGWLRTGDVGRISPDGYLTLTDRAKDVIKSGGEWISSVDLENTVMSHPAVAEAAVIGVPDEKWDERPLVAVVVREGHQVTAGELREFLADKVAKWQLPEHWTFIDEVPKTSVGKFDKKRLRAFHSQGKLDVRHF; the protein is encoded by the coding sequence ATGTTGAGCACGATGCAGGACGGCCAGCTCTCCCTGGCTCGCCTCCTGGAACACGGAAGCCGGATCCACGCTGCCAGCCGGGTGACCACGTGGACCGACCAGGGTCCTCGCCGCGAGACCTACGGGGAGCTGGGCCGCAACGCCGCGCGGCTCGCCGGCGCGCTGCGTGGTCTCGGCATCACCGGGGACCAGCGGGTCGGCACCTTCATGTGGAACAACGCCGAGCACCTGGCCGCCTACTTCGCGATCCCCGCGATGGGCGCCGTGCTGCACACCCTCAACATCCGCCTGTTCCCCGAGCAGCTGACGTTCGTCGCCAACCACGCCGAGGACCAGGTCGTGCTGGTGGACGGCTCGCTGGTGCCGCTGCTGGCCCGGCAGCTGCCGGAGATGAAGACCGTCCGGCACGTCGTCGTCGCCAACGGCGACCCGGCCACCCTGGAGGCCCCGGCCGGTGTCGAGGTGCACTCCTACGACGAGCTGCTCGCCGCCCAGCCGGACACCTTCGACTGGCCGGAGATCGACGAGCGCTCGGCCGCCGCGATGTGCTACACGTCGGGCACGACGGGCGAGCCGAAGGGTGTGGCCTACTCCCACCGGTCGATCTGGCTGCACTCGATGCAGGTGTGCATGAGCGACAGCATGCGGCTGGCCCCGGAGGACACCGCGCTGGTCATCGTGCCGATGTTCCACGCCATGTCCTGGGGCATGCCCTACGCGGCGATGATGGTCGGGACGTCGCTGGTGATGCCGGACCGGTTCCTGCAGCCGGCCCCGCTGGCGCAGATGCTGGCCTCGGAGAGGCCGACGTTCGCGGGTGCCGTGCCGACCATCTGGCAGGGCCTGTTGCAGCAGCTGGAGGCACACCCGCAGGACATCTCGCACCTGCGCGAGGTGGTCGTCGGGGGTTCGGCCTGCCCGCCGTCGCTGATGCGCACCTTCCAGGAGCGCTACGGCGTGCCGATCCTGCACGCGTGGGGCATGACCGAGACCTCGCCGCTGGGCAGCGTGGCCCGGCCGCCCGCCGGCGCGACCGGCGAGCAGGCGTGGCAGTACCGGTACTCGCAGGGCCGGTTCCCGGCGTCGGTGCGGGCGCGGCTCATCGACGACCACGGCAACGAGCAGCCGTGGGACAACGAGAGCGTGGGCGAACTGGAGGTCGCCGGCCCGTGGATCGCGGGCGGGTACCACGGCGGCGCCGACCCGGAGAAGTTCCACGACGGCTGGCTGCGCACCGGTGACGTGGGCCGGATCAGCCCGGATGGCTACCTGACGCTGACCGACCGCGCGAAGGACGTGATCAAGTCCGGTGGCGAGTGGATTTCCTCGGTCGACCTGGAGAACACCGTGATGAGCCACCCGGCCGTCGCCGAGGCCGCGGTGATCGGGGTGCCGGACGAGAAGTGGGACGAGCGGCCGCTGGTCGCCGTGGTGGTTCGCGAGGGCCACCAGGTGACGGCCGGGGAGCTGCGCGAGTTCCTGGCGGACAAGGTCGCGAAGTGGCAGCTGCCGGAGCACTGGACGTTCATCGACGAGGTGCCCAAGACCAGCGTCGGCAAGTTCGACAAGAAGCGGCTGCGTGCCTTCCACTCGCAGGGCAAGCTCGACGTGCGGCACTTCTGA
- a CDS encoding TetR/AcrR family transcriptional regulator, translating to MALTTEQRVRRAAVKLFAAKGFHGTGIRDLAHTAKISSASLYHYMGTKEDLLVGIMRECLDRLLLAARQTLETVDDPVAALSALVTLHVMAHAAQPDETRVVDHEVGALSRSARQGIVALRDEYETIWADTIDAGVAAGLFDVPDPAVTRLALLEMCTGVARWYSPRGPLPLDHLAARYAQLALRMLDCPASPGAAAAERAREVASRVWRIRP from the coding sequence ATGGCTCTGACCACCGAGCAGCGCGTCCGGCGGGCGGCGGTGAAGCTGTTCGCCGCGAAGGGGTTCCACGGCACCGGTATCCGGGACCTGGCGCACACGGCGAAGATCTCCAGCGCGAGCCTCTACCACTACATGGGCACCAAGGAGGACCTGCTCGTCGGCATCATGCGGGAGTGCCTGGACCGGCTGTTGTTGGCGGCACGTCAAACGCTGGAGACCGTCGACGACCCGGTCGCGGCGCTGTCCGCCCTGGTCACGCTGCACGTCATGGCCCATGCGGCGCAGCCGGACGAGACCCGGGTGGTGGACCACGAGGTCGGCGCCCTGTCCCGTTCCGCCCGGCAGGGCATCGTCGCCCTGCGGGACGAGTACGAGACCATCTGGGCGGACACCATCGATGCGGGCGTCGCGGCCGGCCTGTTCGACGTCCCCGACCCGGCCGTGACCAGGCTCGCCCTGCTGGAGATGTGCACCGGCGTGGCCCGCTGGTACTCACCACGCGGTCCACTGCCGCTGGACCACCTCGCCGCCCGATATGCCCAGCTCGCGCTGCGCATGCTGGATTGCCCCGCTTCCCCCGGCGCGGCGGCCGCGGAACGGGCCCGCGAGGTCGCGTCGAGAGTGTGGCGCATACGGCCCTAG
- a CDS encoding 4'-phosphopantetheinyl transferase superfamily protein, whose amino-acid sequence MIECAVWWAVPLPDEPEYLALLDDAERGRYRAYRREIDRQRFLTGRVLAKTVAGDLLGRAAADVTFDAACDDCGKPHGRPRVPGAGFELSISHSGERVGVAVTSGVPVGLDVEATTRRVDDSLIRYALNETERATLADLTEPERVAAFFRFWTGKEALMKATGRGLRIPLRSLTLAGPGDPPRLVASADPALNPARTRLADLDPGEGYRAAVAVLAEQELRVTERWWPTP is encoded by the coding sequence GTGATCGAGTGCGCGGTGTGGTGGGCGGTTCCGCTGCCGGACGAACCGGAGTACCTCGCCCTGCTGGACGACGCCGAGCGCGGGCGGTACCGGGCCTACCGGCGGGAGATCGACCGGCAGCGGTTCCTCACCGGCCGGGTGCTGGCCAAGACGGTGGCCGGTGACCTGCTCGGACGCGCGGCCGCGGACGTGACCTTCGACGCGGCCTGCGACGACTGCGGCAAGCCGCACGGCCGCCCCCGGGTGCCGGGGGCCGGGTTCGAGCTGTCCATCTCGCACTCCGGCGAGCGGGTCGGGGTGGCCGTGACCAGTGGCGTTCCGGTCGGCCTGGACGTCGAGGCCACCACCCGGCGCGTGGACGACTCGCTGATCAGGTACGCGCTGAACGAGACCGAGCGGGCGACGCTGGCGGACCTGACCGAACCGGAGCGGGTGGCCGCCTTCTTCCGGTTCTGGACCGGCAAGGAGGCGCTGATGAAGGCCACCGGACGGGGTCTGCGGATCCCGCTGCGGAGCCTCACGCTGGCCGGGCCCGGGGATCCGCCGCGGCTGGTCGCGTCCGCGGATCCGGCGCTGAACCCGGCCCGCACCCGGCTGGCCGATCTCGACCCCGGCGAGGGGTACCGGGCGGCGGTCGCGGTGCTGGCCGAGCAGGAGCTGCGGGTGACCGAACGGTGGTGGCCGACCCCGTAG
- a CDS encoding TetR/AcrR family transcriptional regulator, giving the protein MDDEGRAMIGQARPASALANARGRPTAARVSDDVLLDAARRCVLATGLRRTTLAEIARTAKVSRMTLYRRFPDVRSVLSALMTREFGALLHQATVSGADAPTARTRLVRSAVAAVQLLNGDPLMRTILDVDTEVVVPYVLGRLGGTQRLGEKFIVALLEAGHRDGSIRRGSTAAQARSVLLVVQSFVLSLRAATTDVTTESLLGELAHHLNAALRPL; this is encoded by the coding sequence ATGGACGATGAAGGTCGCGCGATGATCGGGCAGGCCCGGCCCGCCAGTGCGCTCGCGAACGCCCGCGGTCGTCCCACGGCCGCTCGCGTATCCGACGACGTGCTGCTCGACGCCGCGCGGCGGTGTGTCCTGGCCACCGGGCTGCGGCGCACCACGCTGGCCGAGATCGCGCGTACGGCGAAGGTCAGCCGGATGACGCTCTACCGCCGCTTCCCGGACGTGCGCAGCGTGCTGTCGGCGCTGATGACCCGCGAGTTCGGCGCGCTGCTGCACCAGGCCACGGTGAGCGGGGCAGACGCCCCGACCGCCCGGACGCGCCTGGTCCGCAGCGCGGTGGCCGCGGTGCAGCTGCTGAACGGTGACCCGCTGATGCGGACGATCCTCGACGTGGACACCGAAGTCGTGGTGCCTTACGTGCTCGGACGGCTCGGCGGCACCCAGCGGCTCGGCGAGAAGTTCATCGTCGCACTGCTGGAGGCCGGTCACCGGGACGGCTCGATCCGGCGCGGGTCGACAGCCGCGCAGGCGCGGTCGGTGCTGCTCGTCGTGCAGTCGTTCGTGCTGTCGCTGCGGGCCGCGACCACGGACGTCACGACCGAGTCGCTGCTGGGGGAACTCGCGCACCACCTCAACGCGGCCCTGCGGCCACTGTGA
- a CDS encoding isochorismate synthase, with protein MDAAGTLEEYTPGDFYFATSRHTIFGSGSRLTFADTDVPALSEAVPAALAGSPGSLAVGVLPFDTAAAPGYLVVPETARVAGPAHPGAADLPRMPVVGPDVVRAVPEPVAHVEAVARAVRALADRGMRKVVLARALDLEFPGPVPVKAVLHNLVKDNPHGYTFAAALPGGRSLIGATPELLLSRSGRRVVSHPHAGSAPRSADPVTDRENAERLASSRKDQVEHAILTEAIVETLRPFCRNLRVPGTPSLVATPTVWHLSTMVTGELVDPEVTALHLAGVLHPTPAICGSPTGDARRLVGELEPFDRGYYAGTVGWMDAHGDGEWAVSIRCAEVSGERLRLYAGGGIVPASDPKAELDETSAKFQTLLRAMGLEL; from the coding sequence GTGGATGCCGCAGGGACACTCGAGGAGTACACGCCGGGCGACTTCTACTTCGCCACGTCCCGGCACACGATCTTCGGGTCCGGCTCTCGGCTGACCTTCGCCGACACCGATGTGCCGGCGCTCAGTGAGGCGGTCCCGGCCGCGCTGGCCGGGTCCCCGGGCTCGCTCGCGGTCGGTGTCCTGCCGTTCGACACCGCCGCGGCACCCGGCTACCTCGTCGTGCCGGAGACCGCCCGGGTGGCGGGTCCGGCGCACCCCGGCGCGGCGGACCTGCCGCGGATGCCTGTCGTCGGCCCCGACGTGGTGCGAGCCGTGCCCGAGCCGGTCGCCCACGTCGAGGCCGTCGCGCGTGCCGTGCGGGCGCTGGCCGACCGCGGCATGCGCAAGGTCGTGCTCGCGCGTGCCCTGGACCTGGAGTTTCCCGGTCCGGTGCCGGTCAAGGCCGTGCTGCACAACCTGGTCAAGGACAACCCGCACGGCTACACGTTCGCCGCGGCCCTGCCCGGCGGGCGGTCCCTCATCGGCGCGACACCGGAGCTGCTGCTGTCCCGCAGCGGCCGGCGGGTCGTGTCGCACCCGCACGCCGGTTCCGCGCCGCGCTCGGCCGACCCGGTCACCGACCGGGAGAACGCCGAGCGGCTCGCGTCCTCCCGCAAGGACCAGGTGGAACACGCGATCCTGACCGAGGCCATCGTGGAGACGCTGCGGCCGTTCTGCCGCAACTTGCGCGTGCCGGGCACCCCGTCGCTGGTGGCGACGCCCACGGTGTGGCACCTGAGCACGATGGTGACCGGTGAGCTGGTCGACCCGGAGGTGACGGCGCTGCACCTGGCCGGTGTCCTGCACCCGACGCCGGCCATCTGCGGGTCGCCGACCGGCGACGCGCGGCGGCTGGTCGGCGAGCTGGAGCCGTTCGACCGCGGGTACTACGCGGGAACGGTCGGCTGGATGGACGCCCACGGCGACGGCGAGTGGGCGGTCTCCATCCGGTGCGCCGAGGTGAGCGGGGAGCGGTTGCGCCTGTACGCGGGTGGCGGCATCGTGCCGGCCTCGGACCCGAAGGCGGAGCTGGACGAGACGTCGGCGAAGTTCCAGACGCTGCTGCGGGCGATGGGGCTGGAGCTGTAG
- the mihF gene encoding integration host factor, actinobacterial type gives MALPTLTPEQRAEALAKAAEARKARSELLASIKSGQQSIDSVLAKAKDDKTIGKTKVTQLLKAVPGLGAVKVAALLEKAGIDPDRRAGGLGERQRAALIDALK, from the coding sequence TTGGCTCTGCCCACGTTGACCCCGGAGCAGCGCGCGGAAGCGCTGGCCAAGGCCGCCGAGGCCAGGAAGGCCCGCTCCGAGCTGCTCGCGTCGATCAAGTCCGGTCAGCAGTCCATCGACTCGGTGCTGGCGAAGGCCAAGGACGACAAGACGATCGGCAAGACCAAGGTCACCCAGCTGCTCAAGGCGGTGCCCGGGCTCGGTGCGGTGAAGGTGGCCGCGCTGCTGGAGAAGGCCGGGATCGACCCGGACCGGCGGGCCGGCGGTCTCGGCGAGCGCCAGCGCGCGGCGCTGATCGACGCCCTCAAGTAA
- a CDS encoding PaaI family thioesterase, with translation MTQLDETGTALFHQSMPFSERLGIEVLEHSADVVRARLAWDASLCTIGGVLHGGALMALADSTGAVCAFLNLPEGAQGTSTIESKTNFLRGVREGHVVATARPLHTGRKVIVVETELHDDAGKLVAKVTQSQAVL, from the coding sequence ATGACTCAGCTCGACGAGACCGGAACGGCGCTGTTCCACCAGTCGATGCCGTTCTCGGAGCGGCTCGGCATCGAGGTCCTGGAGCACTCGGCGGACGTCGTCCGCGCCCGGCTGGCGTGGGACGCAAGCCTGTGCACGATCGGCGGCGTGCTGCACGGCGGGGCGCTGATGGCGCTCGCCGACTCGACCGGCGCGGTGTGCGCGTTCCTCAACCTGCCCGAGGGCGCGCAGGGCACCTCCACCATCGAGTCGAAGACGAACTTCCTGCGCGGGGTGCGGGAGGGGCACGTGGTCGCGACCGCGCGCCCGTTGCACACAGGCCGGAAGGTGATCGTGGTGGAGACCGAACTGCACGACGACGCCGGCAAGCTGGTCGCGAAGGTGACCCAGTCCCAGGCGGTGCTCTGA
- a CDS encoding peptidase C39 family protein, with amino-acid sequence MTRALLAVLAAAMMATVSVQPASAAPGRAGDEAIDYHEWAHAGPFEPAGVRSYEGRDYERSQWTSPFHTPGFDATELIASWNAHTPPGTWIEVETQVRTTAGTQTPWYVMGRWASGDGDIRRTSVDGQDDAHAQVSVDTLVMKPGELLRAYRLRVSLYRAPGTRTMPAINAVGAMTSNVPDRFEVPTSPPGRASGIELAVPAYAQNIHKGQFPEYGGGGENWCSPTSTEMVVEYWGRRPRPEDMTWIPAEYADRTVDYAARQTYDLAYEGTGNWPFNTAYAATFGLRGHVTRLHSLTELEDYIARGIPVITSQSFRADELDGAGYGTAGHIMVVVGFTKDGDVIANDPAANSNENVRTVYPRAQFENIWQRTKRHTADGSVAGGPGGIVYLITP; translated from the coding sequence ATGACCCGCGCTCTGCTCGCCGTGCTCGCCGCCGCGATGATGGCGACGGTGTCCGTGCAACCCGCCTCCGCCGCTCCCGGCCGCGCCGGCGACGAGGCGATCGACTACCACGAATGGGCCCACGCCGGCCCGTTCGAACCCGCCGGGGTGCGGTCCTACGAGGGACGCGACTACGAGCGGTCGCAGTGGACCTCGCCGTTCCACACGCCCGGCTTCGACGCCACGGAGCTGATCGCGTCCTGGAACGCGCACACCCCGCCGGGCACCTGGATCGAGGTGGAGACCCAGGTCCGGACCACGGCGGGCACGCAGACCCCGTGGTACGTGATGGGCCGGTGGGCCAGCGGCGACGGCGACATCCGGCGCACCAGCGTCGACGGCCAGGACGACGCGCACGCACAGGTCTCGGTGGACACGCTGGTGATGAAACCCGGCGAGCTGCTGCGCGCTTACCGGCTGCGGGTCTCGCTCTACCGCGCCCCGGGCACCCGGACGATGCCGGCGATCAACGCGGTGGGCGCGATGACGTCGAACGTGCCGGACCGGTTCGAGGTGCCGACCTCGCCGCCCGGCCGGGCGTCCGGCATCGAACTCGCGGTCCCCGCCTACGCCCAGAATATCCACAAAGGACAGTTTCCGGAGTACGGCGGCGGCGGGGAGAACTGGTGCAGCCCGACGTCCACCGAAATGGTGGTCGAGTACTGGGGTCGCCGCCCGCGACCCGAGGACATGACCTGGATCCCAGCGGAGTACGCCGACCGCACCGTCGACTACGCGGCCCGTCAGACCTACGACCTCGCCTACGAGGGCACCGGGAACTGGCCGTTCAACACCGCCTACGCGGCGACCTTCGGCCTGCGCGGGCACGTCACGCGCCTGCACTCGCTGACCGAGCTGGAGGACTACATCGCGCGCGGGATACCGGTCATCACGTCCCAGTCGTTCCGCGCCGACGAGCTGGACGGCGCGGGTTACGGCACGGCCGGCCACATCATGGTCGTCGTCGGGTTCACCAAGGACGGCGACGTCATCGCCAACGACCCGGCCGCGAACAGCAACGAGAACGTGCGGACGGTCTACCCGCGCGCCCAATTCGAAAACATCTGGCAGCGCACCAAGCGGCACACCGCGGACGGCTCGGTGGCCGGTGGCCCCGGCGGGATCGTCTACCTCATCACGCCGTGA
- a CDS encoding acyl-CoA dehydrogenase family protein: protein MDFSLSTEEREVRDWVRTFVQRELMPLEPEVLRRERRNEPGLTSDELAALQLKAKESGFWGVQTPEEYGGMGLSAIMTALLEAELGRTFVPFRFGGAADNILFHANDEQKERYLLPTIAGERKSCFAITEPGAGSDAKNIRTSARKDGADWIINGEKTFITGGNEADFAMVFAVTDPAKGAAGGVTCFLVDRDMGWKSEPIDTMGEWGPASLVFDEVRVPESQILGEEGRGFALAMQWIGRGRYLLPARAIGSCERLISMAIEHANTRETFGAPIATRQAIQWMIADSGVELEALRWLVLHAAWQVDSGMDSRHAQSVAKLYGGIKANEIVDRVLQIHGGMGYTRELPIERWYRELRLLRIYEGTDEIQRRTIARNLLKGHVKIGGALG from the coding sequence ATGGACTTCAGCTTGAGCACCGAAGAGCGGGAAGTGCGCGACTGGGTGCGCACGTTCGTGCAGCGTGAGCTGATGCCGCTCGAACCCGAGGTGCTGCGCCGCGAGCGCCGCAACGAGCCCGGCCTCACCTCCGACGAGCTGGCCGCGCTGCAGCTCAAGGCGAAGGAGTCCGGGTTCTGGGGGGTGCAGACGCCGGAGGAGTACGGCGGCATGGGCCTGTCGGCCATCATGACCGCGCTGCTGGAGGCCGAGCTCGGCCGCACCTTCGTGCCCTTCCGCTTCGGCGGCGCGGCGGACAACATCCTGTTCCACGCCAACGACGAGCAGAAGGAGCGCTACCTGCTCCCGACGATCGCCGGCGAACGCAAATCGTGCTTCGCGATCACCGAGCCGGGTGCGGGCTCGGACGCCAAGAACATCCGCACGTCGGCCCGCAAGGACGGCGCGGACTGGATCATCAACGGTGAGAAGACGTTCATCACCGGCGGCAACGAGGCCGACTTCGCGATGGTGTTCGCCGTCACCGACCCGGCGAAGGGTGCGGCCGGCGGGGTGACCTGCTTCCTGGTCGACCGGGACATGGGCTGGAAGTCCGAGCCGATCGACACGATGGGCGAATGGGGGCCGGCGTCGCTGGTCTTCGACGAGGTGCGGGTGCCGGAGAGCCAGATCCTCGGCGAGGAGGGCCGGGGCTTCGCGCTGGCGATGCAGTGGATCGGCCGCGGCCGCTACCTGCTGCCGGCCCGCGCCATCGGTTCCTGCGAGCGGCTCATCTCGATGGCGATCGAGCACGCCAACACGCGCGAGACGTTCGGGGCGCCGATCGCGACCCGGCAGGCGATCCAGTGGATGATCGCCGACTCCGGTGTCGAGCTGGAAGCCCTGCGCTGGCTGGTGCTGCACGCGGCCTGGCAGGTGGATTCCGGAATGGACTCCCGCCACGCGCAGTCCGTCGCGAAGCTGTACGGCGGCATCAAGGCCAACGAAATCGTCGACCGGGTCCTGCAGATCCACGGTGGCATGGGTTACACGCGGGAACTGCCGATCGAGCGGTGGTACCGCGAGCTGCGGCTGCTGCGCATCTACGAGGGCACGGACGAGATCCAGCGCCGCACCATCGCCCGCAACCTGTTGAAGGGGCACGTCAAGATCGGTGGTGCGCTGGGCTGA
- a CDS encoding deoxyribodipyrimidine photo-lyase has protein sequence MGTALLWFRRDLRLADLPALASAGERASRVLALYVLDDALLKPAGEPRRAFLHGCLEALAGSLDGRLLVVHGDPVREVPRVARSIGAGSVHVSTDTGPYGRRRDRAVAAALGEVDWVECGSPYAVTPGRLTKPDGQPYRVFSPFYRAWCRHGWPAPAPSSTVDWIEPGEPFSLPPAPDPRPMSLPRPGEAAAHEIWRSFVESGLDGYAAGRDRPDRPATTRLSPYLRWGCLHPRTMLADLGSRRGADAESLRSELAWREFYADVVYHRPETARQNYDRRFDRLEYDNGQDAFDRWRTGRTGYPIVDAGMRQLLAEGWMHNRVRMIVASFLVKDLHLPWWLGARHFMHHLVDGDLASNQLNWQWVAGTGTDPAPFFRIFNPTTQGEKFDPDGDYVRRYVPELREIPGKAAHQPWRLPRLPKGYPPPMVDHAHERKVALDRFNAIT, from the coding sequence GTGGGTACCGCCTTGTTATGGTTCCGGCGCGATTTGCGGCTCGCCGACCTGCCCGCGCTGGCCAGCGCGGGCGAGCGCGCCTCCCGGGTCCTGGCGCTCTACGTGCTCGACGACGCCCTGCTGAAACCGGCTGGTGAGCCCCGGCGGGCGTTCCTGCACGGCTGCCTGGAGGCGCTCGCCGGGAGCCTGGACGGGCGGCTCCTGGTGGTGCACGGCGACCCGGTGCGCGAAGTGCCCCGGGTGGCGCGCTCGATCGGCGCGGGCAGCGTGCACGTCAGCACCGACACCGGCCCGTACGGGCGCCGCCGGGACCGTGCGGTCGCAGCGGCACTCGGTGAGGTCGACTGGGTCGAGTGCGGTTCGCCCTACGCGGTGACCCCGGGCCGTCTCACGAAACCGGACGGGCAGCCCTACCGGGTGTTCAGCCCCTTCTACCGGGCCTGGTGCCGGCACGGCTGGCCGGCACCCGCACCCTCGTCCACAGTGGATTGGATCGAGCCGGGGGAGCCCTTCTCGCTGCCCCCGGCTCCCGATCCGCGGCCGATGTCGCTGCCGCGTCCGGGTGAAGCGGCCGCGCACGAGATCTGGCGGTCCTTTGTGGAGAGCGGGCTCGACGGCTACGCGGCCGGCCGTGACCGCCCCGACCGGCCGGCCACCACCCGGCTCTCCCCGTACCTGCGCTGGGGTTGTCTCCACCCCCGCACGATGCTCGCCGACCTCGGCAGCCGGCGCGGGGCGGACGCCGAGTCGCTGCGCAGCGAACTGGCCTGGCGCGAGTTCTACGCGGACGTGGTGTACCACCGTCCGGAGACCGCGCGGCAGAACTACGACCGCCGCTTCGACCGGCTGGAGTACGACAACGGCCAGGACGCCTTCGACCGCTGGCGCACGGGCCGCACCGGCTACCCGATCGTCGACGCCGGCATGCGCCAGCTGCTGGCCGAGGGCTGGATGCACAACCGGGTGCGGATGATCGTGGCGAGCTTCCTGGTCAAGGACCTGCACCTGCCGTGGTGGCTCGGCGCGCGGCACTTCATGCACCACCTCGTCGACGGGGATCTCGCGTCCAACCAGCTGAACTGGCAGTGGGTGGCCGGGACCGGCACCGATCCGGCGCCCTTCTTCCGGATCTTCAACCCGACCACGCAGGGCGAGAAGTTCGACCCCGACGGGGACTACGTCCGCCGGTACGTGCCCGAGCTGCGGGAGATTCCGGGCAAGGCGGCGCACCAGCCGTGGAGACTGCCGCGGCTGCCGAAGGGCTACCCGCCTCCGATGGTCGACCACGCGCACGAACGCAAGGTGGCGCTGGACCGCTTCAACGCGATCACCTGA
- a CDS encoding AMP-binding protein, whose translation MIPDDLASLVRRAARLWPDRTGWRFDETGARFTFADIDRETDRLAGSLATLGTRPGDRVAVMLRNEPAFPLLWLALAKIGAVLVPVNTNYRELDGAHVLRHSGARIAVAAPEFTDLLTRIGPDTVVTPDELPAGAPPEHQPAAEAPTNIQYTSGTTGAPKGCVLPHRYWTTLARSLVEDFPHLTADDRILTAQPFHYIDPQWNVAAALAAGAELVVLDRFHPSTFWPKVREHDVTWFYCLGLMPTLLLRQPAGPGDRDHRVRSVMASAIPRDLHAELEDRWGVPWYEAFGMTETGGDIRDRPADHRPGSGCIGRPIREREAMIADEEGRPVPRGGTGELLIRGVGLMHGYHDDPEATARAFSGGWFHTGDLATMDAEGRVYYVGRTKDMIRRSGENISADEVERALLLHPAVELAAVIAVPDDLRGEEVKAFVVPARDTTPGELAEFCATQLAYFKVPRYWSMTADLPRTPSERIAKGKLSALDTPTYDRVAEAWL comes from the coding sequence ATGATCCCCGACGACCTCGCCTCCCTCGTGCGCCGCGCGGCGCGGCTGTGGCCGGACCGCACCGGCTGGCGGTTCGACGAAACCGGCGCCCGCTTCACCTTCGCCGACATCGACCGCGAGACCGACCGCCTCGCCGGCTCGCTCGCCACGCTGGGCACCCGGCCCGGCGACCGCGTCGCCGTCATGCTCCGCAACGAACCGGCCTTCCCGCTGCTCTGGCTCGCGCTCGCGAAGATCGGCGCGGTCCTGGTGCCGGTCAACACCAACTACCGCGAGCTCGACGGCGCCCACGTGCTGCGCCACTCCGGCGCCCGCATCGCCGTCGCCGCGCCCGAGTTCACCGACCTGCTCACCCGCATCGGCCCGGACACCGTCGTCACCCCGGACGAACTGCCCGCCGGCGCACCACCCGAGCACCAGCCGGCGGCCGAGGCGCCCACCAACATCCAGTACACCTCCGGCACCACCGGCGCCCCGAAGGGCTGCGTCCTGCCGCACCGCTACTGGACGACTCTCGCGCGCAGCCTCGTCGAGGACTTCCCCCACCTCACCGCCGACGACCGGATCCTCACCGCACAACCGTTCCACTACATCGATCCACAGTGGAACGTCGCGGCCGCCCTGGCCGCCGGTGCCGAACTCGTCGTGCTCGACCGCTTCCACCCCAGCACGTTCTGGCCCAAGGTCCGCGAGCACGACGTCACCTGGTTCTACTGCCTCGGTCTGATGCCGACCCTGCTCCTGCGCCAGCCCGCCGGTCCCGGCGACCGCGACCACCGGGTCCGCTCCGTCATGGCCTCGGCGATCCCGCGCGACCTGCACGCCGAACTGGAGGACAGGTGGGGCGTGCCCTGGTACGAGGCGTTCGGCATGACCGAGACCGGCGGCGACATCCGGGATCGTCCGGCCGACCACCGGCCCGGCAGCGGCTGCATCGGCCGCCCCATCCGCGAGCGCGAGGCGATGATCGCCGACGAGGAGGGCCGGCCGGTCCCCCGCGGCGGCACCGGCGAGCTGCTCATCCGCGGTGTCGGGCTCATGCACGGCTACCACGACGATCCGGAGGCGACCGCCCGCGCGTTCTCGGGCGGCTGGTTCCACACCGGTGACCTGGCCACAATGGACGCCGAGGGCCGCGTCTACTACGTGGGCCGGACGAAGGACATGATCCGCCGCAGCGGCGAGAACATCTCCGCCGACGAGGTGGAGCGCGCCCTGCTGCTGCACCCCGCCGTCGAGCTGGCGGCGGTGATCGCCGTGCCGGACGACCTGCGCGGGGAAGAGGTGAAAGCCTTCGTCGTGCCGGCCCGCGACACCACCCCGGGTGAGCTGGCCGAGTTCTGCGCGACCCAGCTGGCCTACTTCAAGGTCCCGCGGTACTGGTCGATGACCGCCGACCTGCCGCGCACGCCCTCGGAACGCATCGCGAAGGGCAAGCTGTCCGCCCTGGACACCCCGACCTACGACCGGGTGGCCGAGGCATGGCTCTGA